In a genomic window of Wyeomyia smithii strain HCP4-BCI-WySm-NY-G18 chromosome 1, ASM2978416v1, whole genome shotgun sequence:
- the LOC129725629 gene encoding splicing factor U2af 38 kDa subunit: MAEYLASIFGTEKDKVNCSFYFKIGACRHGDRCSRIHNKPTFSQTCLLQNLYVNPQNSAKSADGSHLVANVSDEEMQEHYDNFFEDVFVECEDKYGEIEEMNVCDNLGDHLVGNVYIKFRREEDAERAAKDLNNRWFGGRPVYSELSPVTDFREACCRQYEMGECTRSGFCNFMHLKPISRELRRYLYSRRRGRSRSRSRSPKGGRPRDRSRDRNRRSRSRERKGPERNDNGRKGRY; this comes from the exons ATGGCTGAATATTTGGCCTCCATTTTTGGTACTGAAAAAGATAA GGTCAACTGTtcattctacttcaaaattggaGCTTGTCGTCATGGAGATCGTTGCTCTCGAATCCACAATAAACCTACATTTTCGCAAACTTGTTTGCTACAAAATCTGTATGTGAATCCTCAGAACTCTGCAAAATCCGCTGACGGAAGTCACT TGGTGGCAAATGTCTCGGATGAAGAAATGCAGGAAcattatgacaacttttttgAGGACGTTTTTGTCGAATGTGAAGACAAGTACGGTGAAATTGAAGAAATGAACGTTTGTGACAATTTGGGCGACCATTTGGTAGGCAACGTATACATTAAGTTTCGTCGTGAAGAAGATGCTGAACGAGCTGCTAAAGACCTCAATAACCGATGGTTCGGAGGTCGCCCGGTCTATTCGGAACTGTCTCCCGTGACGGATTTCCGCGAAGCGTGTTGTCGACAGTATGAAATGGGAGAATGCACTCGGTCTGGATTTTGCAATTTTATGCATTTAAAACCGATTTCCCGGGAGCTGCGAAGATATTTGTATTCTCGACGCCGAGGACGTTCTCGTTCTAGATCACGTTCTCCGAAAGGTGGCAGACCACGTGATCGTTCGCGTGACCGCAACCGTCGATCGAGAAGCCGCGAACGTAAAGGTCCAGAACGTAACGATAATGGTCGCAAGGGACGGTACTAA